Below is a window of Streptomyces genisteinicus DNA.
CACACCCACCCGGTCCAGCAGCTGCCGGGCCTTGGTCTCGGCCGCCTTCTTGTCCGCCTTGCGGACCTTGATCTGCCCCAGCGTCACGTTCTCCAGCACGGTCTTGTGGGAGAACAGGTTGAACGACTGGAACACCATGCCCACGTCGGCACGCAGGCCGGCGAGCTCCTTGCCCTCCTGGGGCAGCGGCTTGCCGTCGATCGTGATCTCGCCGGAGTCGATCGTCTCCAGGCGGTTGATGGTGCGGCACAGCGTGGACTTGCCGGAACCCGACGGCCCGATCACCACGACGACCTCGCCGCGGGTGATGGTCAGGTCGATGTCCTGGAGCACGTGCAGCGCGCCGAAGTGCTTGTTCACGTTGCTCAGCACGACCAGGTCGCCGGCCGGGGGCTGCGCTCCCTCGGCGTCCTTGGTCACTGACACTTCGCTCATCGGCCTCTTGCTCCATCCTCCTCGGTTGGGAGGACCCTAATCACGCAGTGCGACCAGCGTCATCACATCTGAGCGGAAATTGAGCATAACGATATGGCTGCAACCGGACACTATGCGTGAACAGGACGATGATCAGCGTACC
It encodes the following:
- a CDS encoding amino acid ABC transporter ATP-binding protein; amino-acid sequence: MSEVSVTKDAEGAQPPAGDLVVLSNVNKHFGALHVLQDIDLTITRGEVVVVIGPSGSGKSTLCRTINRLETIDSGEITIDGKPLPQEGKELAGLRADVGMVFQSFNLFSHKTVLENVTLGQIKVRKADKKAAETKARQLLDRVGVGAQAEKYPAQLSGGQQQRVAIARALAMDPKVMLFDEPTSALDPEMINEVLEVMQQLARDGMTMVVVTHEMGFARSAANRVVFMADGKIVEEAQPEEFFSNPRSDRAKDFLSKILHH